A region of Maridesulfovibrio sp. DNA encodes the following proteins:
- a CDS encoding type II toxin-antitoxin system ParD family antitoxin gives MHISLTPELEAQVKSKVQSGHYNNASEVIREALRFMITNEDLVNMMKIEAMQKKLAVGEEQAKSGNFTDSTIPDIIKEAKLESDA, from the coding sequence ATGCACATTTCACTTACTCCCGAACTGGAAGCGCAGGTTAAAAGCAAAGTCCAATCCGGACATTACAATAATGCCAGCGAAGTTATCCGCGAAGCTTTAAGGTTTATGATCACCAACGAAGACCTTGTAAATATGATGAAAATCGAAGCCATGCAAAAAAAGCTGGCTGTAGGCGAAGAGCAGGCCAAAAGCGGTAATTTCACAGATTCCACCATCCCGGACATCATCAAAGAAGCAAAACTCGAAAGCGATGCGTAA
- a CDS encoding RHS repeat-associated core domain-containing protein, whose translation MLISQYECLSNGQLCKVILPGGRIIEYVCDKRGVRIAKKINGKIVEKYKWKDFSTLEAITDSKGKNKWTFNHDEEASQIVAVFEGKTYYLARDQVGSVFMVADDQGNELKKIIYDSFGNILTDTYKQFHLPLGFASGLNDKDTGLVHFGFREYDPEVGRFTAQDPLGYGGGDVDVYGYCLDDPINFNDAMGLEAGGIWGTTPRREDVKIYYIWKANEGACDTCVKKNGEVFETPATERPHPNCKCQQIEFTRWKECSEWKFIKELKTLTYELVRVHFSDLTANTGLATWHRKYLAEEGRTVKKIREVGDGPVEQLSEKEETRIVRKMEVRTVPAFRFTGGVDAGDGDVGSTTNPWTGEGVPIPKR comes from the coding sequence ATGTTGATAAGTCAATACGAATGCCTGTCCAATGGTCAACTCTGTAAGGTTATTCTGCCTGGTGGTCGGATCATTGAATACGTTTGTGATAAACGTGGTGTGCGCATTGCTAAGAAAATTAACGGTAAGATTGTTGAAAAGTATAAATGGAAAGATTTCAGCACACTTGAAGCAATTACTGACAGTAAGGGTAAGAATAAGTGGACCTTCAATCATGATGAAGAAGCAAGCCAGATCGTCGCGGTCTTTGAAGGGAAGACGTATTATTTAGCGAGGGATCAAGTCGGATCAGTTTTTATGGTTGCTGATGATCAAGGAAATGAGCTAAAGAAAATTATCTATGATTCGTTTGGAAATATATTAACAGATACATACAAACAATTTCATCTGCCGCTAGGTTTTGCCTCCGGACTTAATGATAAGGATACCGGGTTGGTTCATTTCGGTTTTCGGGAGTATGATCCTGAAGTAGGGCGTTTCACTGCCCAAGATCCGCTTGGGTATGGCGGTGGTGATGTAGATGTTTATGGGTATTGTCTGGATGATCCGATCAATTTTAATGATGCAATGGGATTGGAGGCTGGTGGAATTTGGGGAACAACTCCTAGAAGAGAAGATGTTAAAATTTATTATATATGGAAAGCGAATGAGGGAGCGTGTGATACTTGTGTAAAAAAGAATGGAGAAGTGTTTGAAACTCCGGCAACAGAACGACCTCATCCCAATTGTAAATGCCAGCAGATTGAATTTACTAGGTGGAAAGAGTGCTCTGAATGGAAGTTTATTAAAGAGCTTAAAACCTTAACTTACGAACTTGTTCGTGTTCATTTTTCTGATTTAACAGCAAATACCGGGCTCGCTACATGGCACAGGAAATATCTTGCTGAAGAAGGACGCACGGTGAAAAAAATTCGGGAAGTCGGCGATGGACCGGTGGAACAGTTGTCGGAAAAAGAAGAAACACGAATCGTAAGGAAAATGGAGGTGCGCACTGTACCTGCGTTTAGATTTACTGGGGGAGTAGATGCAGGAGATGGAGATGTGGGATCAACGACAAACCCATGGACTGGTGAAGGTGTCCCGATTCCTAAAAGGTAG
- a CDS encoding type II toxin-antitoxin system RelE/ParE family toxin: protein MRKIRFTPAAKEHLKDIWKYSFETWGEAKADSYLMDIETRLKSLLANPELGRSRPEIKPGYHSISVNKHVVFYLISQTHIDIIGVLHQRMDIKSNLPTE, encoded by the coding sequence ATGCGTAAAATCCGCTTTACCCCTGCTGCCAAGGAGCACCTGAAAGACATATGGAAATACAGTTTCGAAACATGGGGTGAAGCCAAGGCGGATTCATATCTCATGGATATAGAAACACGACTGAAAAGTTTACTCGCAAATCCTGAACTTGGACGAAGCAGACCGGAAATTAAACCCGGATATCATTCTATCTCAGTAAACAAGCATGTTGTCTTTTACCTGATCAGCCAAACTCATATTGATATCATCGGCGTGCTGCACCAGAGGATGGACATTAAATCTAATTTGCCCACAGAATAG
- a CDS encoding glutamine amidotransferase-related protein, giving the protein MHTKHVLVLNLLFEQSLKKSFDQRIAEVFETIDIKYDTIHLSNLADSHNLNDYTHLLISGSTESAMEECSWYPRLDAIIDHFMSKNKSILGICFGHQFLVRHIIGKNHVRKSSTPEIGWTNIKLSDNQIFHTVGSLKSAVFHYDEVFDLDDRFEITATSDRCTIHGFQVRGEKIWGVQFHPDFTYYDVFEFTEDIRKKDPLFEEIHCRTDVSPDEFKQNDLILKNWIQLS; this is encoded by the coding sequence ATGCACACTAAACATGTTCTTGTCCTCAATCTTCTCTTTGAACAATCATTAAAAAAAAGTTTTGATCAAAGAATAGCCGAGGTATTTGAAACCATTGATATAAAATATGACACAATCCACCTGAGTAATTTGGCTGATAGTCACAACTTAAATGACTATACGCACTTGCTTATCTCGGGCTCCACGGAAAGTGCCATGGAAGAATGTTCTTGGTATCCTAGACTAGACGCTATTATCGATCACTTCATGTCGAAGAATAAATCCATCCTAGGTATATGTTTTGGGCATCAGTTTTTGGTCAGGCACATAATCGGGAAAAACCATGTTCGAAAGTCGTCAACCCCGGAAATTGGATGGACAAACATAAAATTATCCGACAACCAGATTTTCCATACGGTTGGCTCCCTGAAATCAGCGGTTTTTCATTATGATGAGGTGTTCGATCTAGATGACAGGTTCGAGATTACGGCAACTTCAGACAGATGTACTATTCACGGATTTCAGGTAAGAGGGGAAAAAATCTGGGGAGTTCAATTCCACCCGGACTTTACATATTATGATGTATTCGAATTTACGGAAGATATTAGAAAAAAAGATCCGTTATTTGAAGAAATCCATTGCCGGACCGACGTTTCTCCAGATGAATTTAAACAAAACGACCTGATTTTAAAAAACTGGATTCAATTATCCTAG
- a CDS encoding helix-turn-helix transcriptional regulator encodes MNDLQSVFGEHLKSLRKSQGLTQDKLAELCGISVQYLGDVERGKANATINVLGKIGLALGVSVAELFDTAEFQLSTEDLRKLMSDYISKADNNTLRQLYGITRIISR; translated from the coding sequence ATGAACGACTTGCAAAGCGTATTTGGTGAACATTTGAAATCGTTGAGAAAATCTCAAGGACTGACACAGGACAAGCTTGCTGAACTGTGCGGAATATCTGTGCAGTATTTAGGAGATGTAGAGCGTGGGAAGGCCAATGCGACCATCAATGTTCTGGGAAAAATAGGACTGGCACTTGGTGTATCAGTAGCCGAGCTGTTTGATACCGCAGAGTTCCAGTTGTCCACAGAAGACCTACGAAAACTCATGAGCGACTATATTTCCAAAGCTGACAATAACACCCTGCGCCAGCTTTACGGTATCACTCGGATCATTTCTCGGTAG
- a CDS encoding type II toxin-antitoxin system ParD family antitoxin, whose product MQKNTSVTLGEHFDTFITDQVKSGRFNSASETIRAGLRLLEERETKLKALRQALREGEESGLSDYSLESIMEELDR is encoded by the coding sequence ATGCAAAAAAATACCAGCGTAACACTCGGCGAACATTTTGATACTTTTATCACCGATCAGGTAAAATCCGGTCGCTTCAATTCCGCAAGCGAGACAATACGTGCAGGACTGAGACTCCTTGAAGAAAGAGAGACCAAATTAAAAGCCCTGCGACAGGCACTACGGGAAGGAGAGGAAAGCGGTCTTTCCGACTACTCGCTTGAAAGCATTATGGAAGAATTGGATCGCTAG
- a CDS encoding N-6 DNA methylase translates to MNQYLANLHLTQETAPPGLEKVSNSPSTLLPLDEQIAIRQAYFLCSNIDYIFFRRFSDGRSSQVAAYVVVNADETFSQDQIKDLHHELWLSGATPLLYVDWNNHVDIFSCAAGKTVTNKNEWKYSPAERIEIIGDIATGLDQCQFDQYSSYRLADGTFWEDKRNLHLIDRDNAAHKVLIDKVKMADRKLEGSKNPAARRLLLLTLLIKYLEDRGVFPSAFRNWFSTYHENATSFLDVLKSANVDSVRKMFLALQNKFNGDIFTLDQDAMVIDESTLRKLAEVVEANYDSKGQLYFWDIYSFKHIPVEVLSHIYQYFADKDNGAVFTPPFLVNLLLDQILPLKNIQGDETVLDPTCGSGVFLVAAFRRLIYAWLSKNNWKRPTPQILKKLLKNTIFGIEIQEEAVHLTAFSLALAICDALQPEIIWNDLRFDTMIEQNLFVGDFAHAISRAIQKTSGAKGFDVIIGNPPFKSKMTTAMRQSLESMESIPDKQIAYYILKRCCQSYLAKSGKACLIQPAGVLYNEKTQQFRAELFESVQIDTVLDFVSIRGLFEGADPKIVALLVTSKNPDEDHRIKHWTFRRTQTAKGRISFELDYYDHHYVSLDDARSIHWIWRANLLGGGRALNLAKKLSQLPTLSDEVARIGCKLGEGYIAGDKKAKHHASWLTGKQLLETTTFKSDAIDPCLLSTVKAKLFDTPYSEERFRGPLVLIKENANLPCAYWDEGALAYKDKIIGIYGQPQHSAQLQQFRNFFISNRRKLKASCFLLGSQILVGKATAPLMSEICRLPWPVDNEWALAPWEEEIIHDINDYLAEYVRRGQTSKLLTSSVDKTALNTYQATFLRVLRSVFPKVSVCGSEASNGLLFQAFSFEGNATKKLIDDGWSEKIKSAIFKSHSETFYTTRIIRLYDEDMLIFIKPDRLRYWIRSTALKDADDVLSDVLDGDH, encoded by the coding sequence ATGAACCAGTATCTTGCAAACCTTCACTTAACACAAGAGACAGCTCCTCCAGGGCTCGAAAAGGTGTCAAATTCACCATCGACTTTATTGCCGCTTGACGAACAAATAGCTATTCGTCAAGCGTATTTTTTGTGCTCGAATATTGACTACATTTTCTTTAGAAGATTTTCTGATGGTCGTTCATCTCAAGTTGCTGCATATGTCGTCGTAAATGCAGATGAAACTTTTTCGCAAGATCAGATTAAAGATTTGCATCACGAACTGTGGCTGAGTGGCGCAACCCCCCTGCTGTATGTTGACTGGAACAACCACGTTGACATATTTTCCTGTGCTGCTGGAAAAACAGTAACGAACAAAAATGAATGGAAATATTCTCCCGCTGAACGAATCGAAATAATTGGTGATATTGCAACAGGATTAGATCAATGTCAGTTTGACCAGTATTCATCATACCGGCTTGCGGATGGAACCTTTTGGGAAGACAAACGTAATCTTCATTTAATAGATCGTGATAATGCTGCACATAAAGTCTTGATCGATAAAGTTAAGATGGCGGATAGAAAACTAGAAGGTTCAAAAAATCCTGCAGCTCGTCGCCTTTTACTCTTAACGCTTCTTATTAAATACCTCGAAGACAGGGGAGTTTTCCCCTCTGCATTTCGTAATTGGTTTTCAACATATCACGAAAACGCTACATCCTTTTTAGACGTATTAAAATCTGCAAACGTTGATAGTGTTCGAAAGATGTTTCTGGCATTACAAAATAAATTCAATGGGGACATCTTCACTCTTGATCAAGACGCAATGGTAATTGACGAGAGCACACTTCGCAAACTGGCAGAAGTCGTTGAAGCAAACTATGACTCGAAGGGCCAACTCTACTTCTGGGACATATATTCTTTCAAACACATCCCGGTAGAAGTTTTGAGTCACATATATCAATATTTTGCAGACAAAGACAATGGAGCTGTGTTTACGCCACCATTTCTTGTCAATTTGCTTTTAGATCAGATTTTGCCTCTAAAAAATATTCAAGGCGATGAGACTGTTCTTGATCCAACATGTGGATCAGGTGTTTTCCTTGTGGCTGCATTTCGAAGGCTCATTTATGCTTGGCTTTCTAAAAATAATTGGAAAAGACCTACGCCACAAATACTAAAGAAGCTTTTAAAAAATACAATTTTTGGGATTGAAATCCAAGAAGAAGCAGTGCATTTAACAGCCTTTAGTTTAGCTTTGGCTATTTGCGATGCCCTTCAACCTGAAATCATATGGAATGATCTGCGTTTTGATACAATGATAGAGCAGAATTTATTCGTAGGCGATTTCGCCCATGCGATTTCTCGAGCAATTCAAAAGACGTCAGGTGCTAAAGGGTTCGATGTCATCATAGGCAACCCTCCATTTAAATCTAAAATGACCACTGCCATGCGCCAATCGTTAGAGAGCATGGAGTCCATTCCAGACAAACAAATTGCTTACTACATTTTGAAACGATGCTGTCAGTCATATTTAGCTAAGTCAGGAAAAGCCTGCCTAATTCAACCGGCTGGTGTGCTTTATAACGAGAAAACTCAACAGTTTCGTGCAGAACTTTTTGAATCGGTCCAAATCGATACCGTTTTAGATTTTGTTTCAATTAGAGGTTTATTTGAAGGAGCAGATCCTAAGATTGTCGCTTTATTAGTTACTTCAAAAAATCCCGATGAAGATCACAGGATAAAGCACTGGACGTTTCGTAGAACACAGACAGCAAAAGGACGCATCAGTTTTGAGCTTGATTATTATGACCATCATTATGTATCATTGGACGATGCTCGTAGCATTCATTGGATATGGAGAGCAAATTTGCTTGGTGGAGGACGAGCCCTTAATCTAGCCAAAAAATTAAGTCAGTTACCAACACTATCAGATGAAGTTGCTAGGATAGGTTGTAAATTAGGCGAAGGGTATATTGCAGGTGATAAAAAAGCCAAACATCATGCAAGTTGGCTTACAGGAAAACAATTACTTGAAACAACAACGTTTAAATCAGACGCAATTGATCCGTGTTTACTTAGTACCGTAAAGGCAAAGTTGTTCGACACACCATATTCTGAAGAAAGATTTCGTGGCCCACTTGTCTTAATCAAAGAGAACGCAAATCTGCCTTGCGCTTATTGGGATGAAGGGGCTTTGGCTTACAAAGACAAAATTATTGGAATCTATGGACAACCGCAACATTCTGCTCAGTTGCAACAATTCCGCAATTTTTTTATTTCTAACCGAAGGAAACTAAAAGCTAGCTGTTTCCTTTTGGGTTCTCAAATTCTTGTAGGTAAAGCCACCGCTCCTCTTATGAGTGAAATCTGCCGACTACCATGGCCAGTAGACAATGAATGGGCTTTGGCTCCGTGGGAAGAAGAAATCATTCATGATATAAATGACTACCTTGCAGAATATGTACGCCGCGGACAGACTTCAAAATTATTAACTTCTAGTGTAGATAAAACCGCACTGAATACTTACCAAGCAACATTTCTGAGAGTGCTAAGAAGTGTCTTTCCAAAAGTCTCTGTATGTGGGAGTGAAGCATCTAACGGACTCCTGTTTCAAGCATTTTCTTTTGAAGGAAATGCCACTAAGAAATTAATTGATGATGGTTGGTCTGAAAAAATAAAATCAGCAATTTTCAAGTCGCATAGCGAAACATTTTATACAACTCGTATCATTCGTCTATATGATGAAGACATGCTCATCTTTATAAAGCCAGACCGTCTTCGTTATTGGATACGCTCAACAGCACTGAAGGACGCAGACGATGTCTTAAGTGATGTTTTGGACGGAGACCACTAG
- a CDS encoding HAMP domain-containing protein, which produces MTNGNFDIDLAANGNDETAQLQSALNSMAATLRNNLAEITAKTEETEDKAIQAQEATRKAEEAMRQRVARPTLSTEWKKHPKWLKAAQSLLAKQD; this is translated from the coding sequence ATAACAAACGGAAATTTTGACATAGATCTTGCTGCAAATGGTAATGATGAAACAGCTCAACTTCAGTCTGCCCTAAATTCCATGGCTGCGACCCTGCGAAATAATCTAGCTGAAATAACGGCCAAAACAGAAGAAACTGAAGATAAAGCTATTCAGGCACAAGAAGCCACTCGAAAAGCCGAGGAGGCTATGCGTCAAAGGGTGGCACGTCCAACTCTATCAACAGAATGGAAAAAACATCCAAAGTGGTTGAAAGCAGCACAGAGCTTGCTGGCGAAGCAGGACTAG
- a CDS encoding DUF6573 family protein — protein MHGLDDSLFNVLFSYTRKQAIEDGNLIDVTEQAKQTGFKVSVAVSLNLYAKYITPPSGLEGEGQSVTGRLHDLLTMCLLAMQDKLDQSRISFQVLFLMQSQPRTLEEVEVICQCGPDDDMKPCITLMLPDDD, from the coding sequence ATGCACGGACTTGACGATTCACTGTTCAACGTACTCTTTTCGTATACTCGGAAACAAGCAATCGAAGATGGAAATTTAATCGATGTGACCGAACAGGCTAAACAGACCGGATTCAAGGTTTCAGTAGCGGTGTCGCTGAACCTGTATGCGAAATACATCACTCCACCAAGCGGACTTGAAGGCGAAGGGCAGTCCGTTACTGGTAGGCTTCACGATCTATTAACCATGTGCTTGTTGGCGATGCAGGATAAGCTGGACCAGAGCAGGATAAGCTTTCAGGTCTTATTTTTAATGCAGTCACAGCCGAGGACCCTTGAAGAAGTAGAAGTGATCTGCCAGTGCGGGCCAGACGATGATATGAAGCCCTGTATTACTCTGATGCTGCCGGATGATGATTAG
- a CDS encoding HD domain-containing phosphohydrolase: MDYPETISVDLRQMVLAIENAVSLVGMNDTNHGKRVGYIALQMAKALNFSDENLFFIYELGLLHDCGVSSDTVHSYLANLFDWEQSGLHCRIGHDLLSHFEPLKKMAIPILYHHTPWEELQHAETTIFDKRVANLIFIADRIDITAAPYYEKNILLHIETIKKSIAEKSNTYFNPEFVKTFLDISQAEAFWLSLEDRHIEKFAWEMGSLESTKIISLADLKQLAKIFSYIIDQKSSFTVQHSYGVANLSRHIAIKYGLPDIVVDKIEIAAYLHDIGKLHIPDNILEKKGPLSPTERAIINQHSYETFEILRPVTGLEEIALWAAYHHENDIGTGYPFHPEKGKIPLPARIIAVADVFQALLQDRPYRKGMSLEQSLSILTKMKNESRLDSTIVSLVENDAPKCSELAKKQLSIQELLK; encoded by the coding sequence ATGGATTATCCAGAGACAATTTCAGTGGATCTTCGCCAAATGGTGTTGGCAATAGAAAATGCCGTCAGTTTAGTGGGCATGAATGACACCAATCACGGCAAACGGGTTGGCTATATTGCTTTGCAAATGGCAAAAGCTTTGAATTTCAGCGACGAAAATCTTTTTTTCATATATGAGCTTGGATTACTTCACGATTGCGGCGTATCCTCTGATACTGTTCACTCCTATTTGGCAAACCTTTTTGACTGGGAGCAATCCGGACTACACTGCCGCATAGGACACGATTTGTTATCACATTTCGAACCATTAAAAAAAATGGCCATTCCTATATTATATCATCACACTCCGTGGGAAGAGCTACAGCATGCAGAGACCACAATTTTCGACAAAAGAGTAGCCAATCTCATTTTTATTGCAGACAGAATAGATATTACAGCAGCTCCATACTACGAAAAGAACATACTTCTTCACATTGAAACTATCAAAAAAAGCATCGCAGAAAAGTCTAACACCTATTTCAATCCTGAATTTGTAAAAACATTCTTAGATATTTCACAGGCTGAAGCCTTTTGGCTTTCACTTGAAGATAGACATATAGAAAAGTTTGCATGGGAAATGGGATCATTGGAATCCACTAAAATTATATCATTGGCAGATTTAAAACAACTTGCAAAAATCTTTTCATACATTATTGACCAAAAGAGTTCATTCACTGTCCAGCACTCATATGGAGTTGCAAATCTATCGCGACATATTGCAATAAAATATGGCCTACCCGACATTGTAGTAGATAAAATTGAAATAGCAGCATATCTCCATGACATAGGAAAATTACATATTCCAGACAATATCCTTGAAAAAAAAGGACCGTTAAGCCCCACTGAACGAGCAATAATCAACCAACACAGCTACGAGACATTTGAAATTTTACGCCCTGTTACCGGCCTTGAAGAGATAGCCCTCTGGGCAGCCTACCACCACGAAAACGACATTGGAACTGGCTATCCATTCCATCCTGAAAAAGGGAAAATTCCCCTGCCCGCGAGAATAATTGCGGTCGCAGATGTCTTTCAAGCCCTGCTACAGGACAGACCCTATCGTAAGGGTATGTCGCTGGAACAATCGTTATCCATACTGACAAAGATGAAAAATGAAAGTAGGCTTGATAGCACTATTGTAAGTCTGGTCGAGAATGATGCTCCCAAATGCAGCGAATTAGCTAAAAAACAACTATCCATTCAAGAATTGCTTAAATGA
- a CDS encoding type II toxin-antitoxin system antitoxin SocA domain-containing protein, whose amino-acid sequence MANCLDVAAYILEQKKELTTIKLQKLVYYSQAWSLVWDEAPLFAEPIQAWANGPVVPSLFAKHRGQFKINLIEDGNSSNLSADEKETIDSVLKTYGDKSAQWLVALTHLEKPWLDARAGCPDGSSCNTEITQSAMAEYYSGL is encoded by the coding sequence ATGGCAAATTGTCTTGATGTTGCAGCATATATTTTAGAGCAAAAAAAAGAACTCACCACGATAAAACTGCAAAAACTTGTATATTATAGTCAAGCTTGGTCATTAGTTTGGGATGAAGCACCGCTTTTCGCCGAACCAATACAAGCTTGGGCGAATGGTCCTGTTGTGCCTTCTCTGTTTGCTAAACACAGAGGACAATTTAAGATAAATCTCATAGAAGATGGAAATTCTTCCAATCTATCCGCTGACGAGAAAGAAACTATAGACTCCGTTTTAAAAACATACGGAGACAAAAGTGCTCAATGGTTAGTAGCTTTGACTCACTTAGAAAAACCTTGGCTCGACGCAAGGGCAGGATGCCCTGATGGTTCTTCTTGTAATACGGAAATTACTCAAAGCGCTATGGCTGAATACTATAGTGGTCTTTAG
- a CDS encoding type II toxin-antitoxin system RelE/ParE family toxin, whose amino-acid sequence MNFKLTNKAYADLKNIARYTQKTWGTAQRNDYLTQMDSTFHMLAENYRLGVNCDHIRNGYRKYPVGKHLIFYHIAKNTVIISRILHQSMDVERQL is encoded by the coding sequence ATGAATTTCAAGTTAACCAATAAAGCTTATGCTGACTTGAAAAACATTGCGCGATACACTCAAAAGACATGGGGGACCGCACAGCGCAATGACTATCTGACCCAAATGGATTCGACCTTCCATATGCTTGCAGAGAATTATAGACTTGGTGTGAATTGCGATCATATCCGAAATGGCTACCGTAAATATCCGGTAGGGAAACATCTAATTTTTTATCACATTGCTAAGAACACAGTCATAATCAGCAGGATTTTGCATCAAAGCATGGATGTGGAACGACAACTTTAG